Proteins encoded by one window of Streptomyces sp. NBC_01571:
- a CDS encoding GNAT family N-acetyltransferase yields the protein MTLVRRAVPGDAREVLRLRQIMLDSVFTTDGSTEWHTGSLPTIRGRLARPEGDFAAFVVDHPGRPGALAALVAGTIEYRIGRPGNPRGAVGHVFSVATDPDVRRRGYARACMETLLDWFRERDVPQVDLNASAEAEPLYASLGFVRKPDPSMRLRL from the coding sequence ATGACTCTCGTACGCCGTGCCGTGCCCGGGGACGCACGGGAAGTGCTCCGCCTGCGCCAGATCATGCTCGACTCGGTCTTCACCACCGACGGATCCACGGAGTGGCACACCGGGTCGCTCCCGACGATACGCGGCAGACTGGCCCGCCCCGAGGGCGACTTCGCGGCCTTCGTCGTCGACCACCCCGGCCGGCCGGGCGCGCTGGCCGCGCTCGTCGCCGGGACCATCGAGTACCGGATCGGGCGGCCCGGCAATCCGCGGGGCGCGGTCGGTCACGTCTTCAGTGTCGCCACCGACCCCGACGTGCGGCGCCGGGGATACGCGCGGGCCTGCATGGAGACGCTGCTCGACTGGTTCCGCGAGCGGGACGTGCCCCAGGTCGACCTCAACGCCTCCGCCGAGGCCGAGCCGCTGTACGCGTCCCTCGGGTTCGTGCGCAAGCCGGACCCCTCGATGCGGCTTCGGCTGTGA